A window of the Tursiops truncatus isolate mTurTru1 chromosome 14, mTurTru1.mat.Y, whole genome shotgun sequence genome harbors these coding sequences:
- the POLE4 gene encoding DNA polymerase epsilon subunit 4 isoform X2, with amino-acid sequence MAAVATGNGAFQEEEGTGGDAAAPQPHAPTSAPGARLSRLPLARVKALVKADPDVTLAGQEAIFILARAAELFVETIAKDAYCCAQQGKRKTLQRRDLDNAIEAVDEFAFLEGTLD; translated from the exons ATGGCGGCTGTGGCGACTGGAAACGGGGCTttccaggaggaggagggcaCCGGTGGGGACGCAGCGGCTCCGCAGCCCCATGCCCCGACGAGTGCGCCCGGGGCTCGTCTCTCGAGGCTGCCTCTGGCGCGAGTGAAGGCCTTGGTGAAGGCGGACCCCGACGTGACGCTCGCAGGACAGGAAGCCATCTTCATTCTGGCACGAGCCGCG GAACTGTTTGTGGAAACCATTGCAAAAGATGCCTACTGTTGTGCTCAACAGGGGAAGAGGAAAACCCTTCAGAGGAGAGATTTGG ATAATGCAATAGAAGCTGTGGATGAATTTGCTTTCCTGGAAG GTACTTTGGATTGA
- the POLE4 gene encoding DNA polymerase epsilon subunit 4 isoform X3, which translates to MAAVATGNGAFQEEEGTGGDAAAPQPHAPTSAPGARLSRLPLARVKALVKADPDVTLAGQEAIFILARAAELFVETIAKDAYCCAQQGKRKTLQRRDLGTLD; encoded by the exons ATGGCGGCTGTGGCGACTGGAAACGGGGCTttccaggaggaggagggcaCCGGTGGGGACGCAGCGGCTCCGCAGCCCCATGCCCCGACGAGTGCGCCCGGGGCTCGTCTCTCGAGGCTGCCTCTGGCGCGAGTGAAGGCCTTGGTGAAGGCGGACCCCGACGTGACGCTCGCAGGACAGGAAGCCATCTTCATTCTGGCACGAGCCGCG GAACTGTTTGTGGAAACCATTGCAAAAGATGCCTACTGTTGTGCTCAACAGGGGAAGAGGAAAACCCTTCAGAGGAGAGATTTGG GTACTTTGGATTGA
- the POLE4 gene encoding DNA polymerase epsilon subunit 4 isoform X1 has protein sequence MAAVATGNGAFQEEEGTGGDAAAPQPHAPTSAPGARLSRLPLARVKALVKADPDVTLAGQEAIFILARAAELFVETIAKDAYCCAQQGKRKTLQRRDLDNAIEAVDEFAFLEGHLGACISAEPPF, from the exons ATGGCGGCTGTGGCGACTGGAAACGGGGCTttccaggaggaggagggcaCCGGTGGGGACGCAGCGGCTCCGCAGCCCCATGCCCCGACGAGTGCGCCCGGGGCTCGTCTCTCGAGGCTGCCTCTGGCGCGAGTGAAGGCCTTGGTGAAGGCGGACCCCGACGTGACGCTCGCAGGACAGGAAGCCATCTTCATTCTGGCACGAGCCGCG GAACTGTTTGTGGAAACCATTGCAAAAGATGCCTACTGTTGTGCTCAACAGGGGAAGAGGAAAACCCTTCAGAGGAGAGATTTGG ATAATGCAATAGAAGCTGTGGATGAATTTGCTTTCCTGGAAG GACACCTAGGGGCATGTATCAGTGCAGAACCTCCTTTTTGA